In one Flavobacteriales bacterium genomic region, the following are encoded:
- a CDS encoding ABC transporter ATP-binding protein has product MRNFFKVLRYARPYQRYAVLNVVFNLVSTLFHLASLLVFIPFLNLLFGQTPPPSDRPEVSLSLEGIKRMPELFNWRMATYIEEHGQMGGLVFICVVVAVCFLLKNLTRYFALWAIGILRNRAVRDLRNEVYDKILDLPMRFHTGERKGNTIARITNDVQEVEFSIMNYIEMVFREPITILLSLALMIGISWQLTLIALLLLPLSGLLIGRVGKSLRKEGLRAQQKAADLLSTVEETLTGMRVVKAFNGEEQMRRRFRRENEMLNKLNVFTLRRRDMASPLSEFLGALVMVTLVYFGGQLVIGEGATLSGGEFIGYIILFSQLLAPAKGFTTGYYWIKKGGASAERIFELLAVENSVKEKPDARAVAAFNDRIEFKGVQFAYDEKPVLRTIDLVVPKGRSVALVGASGGGKSTLAGLLPRFYDATGGQVLIDGHDVRDLRITDLRALMGIVTQDSILFNDTVAANIAFGQPGVSMAAIEQAARVANAHEFITKLEGGYQTVIGDMGNRLSGGQKQRLAIARAVLKNPPILILDEATSALDTESERLVQEALYRMMEGRTSLVIAHRLSTIQHCDEICVIMEGAIVERGTHAELFAKGGHYRRLCDMQAFD; this is encoded by the coding sequence ATGCGCAACTTCTTCAAGGTACTCCGCTACGCGCGCCCCTACCAGCGCTATGCCGTGCTCAACGTGGTGTTCAACCTGGTGAGCACCCTGTTCCACCTGGCGTCGCTGCTGGTCTTCATCCCATTCCTCAACCTGCTCTTCGGGCAGACCCCGCCGCCGAGCGACCGCCCGGAGGTTAGCCTGAGCCTGGAGGGCATCAAGCGCATGCCCGAGCTCTTCAACTGGCGCATGGCCACCTACATCGAGGAGCACGGCCAGATGGGCGGGCTGGTCTTCATCTGCGTGGTGGTGGCCGTGTGCTTCCTGCTGAAGAACCTCACGCGCTACTTCGCGCTGTGGGCCATCGGCATCCTGCGCAACCGCGCCGTGCGCGACCTGCGCAACGAGGTGTACGACAAGATCCTCGACCTGCCCATGCGCTTCCACACCGGCGAGCGCAAGGGCAACACCATCGCGCGCATCACCAACGACGTGCAGGAGGTGGAGTTCAGCATCATGAACTACATCGAGATGGTGTTCCGCGAGCCGATCACCATCCTCCTCTCGCTGGCGCTCATGATCGGCATCTCGTGGCAGCTCACGCTCATCGCGCTGCTGCTGCTGCCGCTCAGCGGGCTGCTCATCGGCCGCGTGGGCAAGAGCCTGCGCAAGGAGGGGCTGCGCGCGCAGCAGAAGGCCGCCGACCTGCTGAGCACCGTGGAGGAGACCCTCACCGGCATGCGGGTGGTGAAGGCCTTCAACGGCGAGGAGCAGATGCGCCGCCGCTTCCGGCGCGAGAACGAGATGCTGAACAAGCTGAACGTGTTCACGCTGCGCCGCCGCGACATGGCCTCGCCGCTGAGCGAGTTCCTGGGCGCGCTGGTGATGGTGACGCTCGTGTACTTCGGCGGCCAGCTGGTGATCGGCGAGGGCGCCACGCTGAGCGGCGGCGAGTTCATCGGCTACATCATCCTCTTCAGCCAGCTGTTGGCGCCTGCCAAGGGCTTCACCACCGGCTACTACTGGATCAAGAAGGGCGGGGCCAGCGCCGAGCGCATCTTCGAATTGCTGGCCGTGGAGAACAGCGTGAAGGAGAAGCCCGATGCGAGGGCGGTCGCTGCGTTCAACGACCGCATCGAGTTCAAGGGCGTCCAATTCGCGTACGATGAGAAGCCCGTGCTGCGCACCATCGACCTTGTGGTGCCCAAGGGGCGCAGCGTGGCGCTGGTGGGCGCCAGCGGTGGCGGCAAGAGCACGCTTGCCGGGCTGCTGCCGCGCTTCTATGATGCCACCGGCGGGCAGGTGCTCATCGATGGGCACGACGTGCGCGACCTGCGCATCACCGACCTGCGCGCGCTCATGGGCATCGTTACGCAGGACAGCATCCTGTTCAACGATACCGTGGCGGCCAACATCGCCTTCGGGCAGCCCGGCGTGAGCATGGCGGCCATCGAGCAAGCGGCGCGGGTGGCCAACGCGCACGAGTTCATCACGAAGCTCGAGGGCGGCTACCAGACCGTGATCGGCGACATGGGCAACCGCCTCAGCGGCGGGCAGAAGCAGCGCCTGGCCATCGCGCGCGCCGTGCTGAAGAACCCGCCCATCCTCATTCTCGACGAGGCCACCAGCGCGCTGGATACCGAGAGCGAGCGTTTGGTGCAGGAGGCGCTCTACCGCATGATGGAGGGCCGCACCAGCCTGGTGATCGCCCATCGCCTCAGCACCATCCAGCATTGCGACGAGATCTGCGTGATCATGGAGGGCG
- the rbfA gene encoding 30S ribosome-binding factor RbfA has product MDSLRQNKVNSLLLKEMAAVFQQEGRTLLPGGLITVTGVRVSPDLGVAKVYLSLFPVQDKKAVMERIKEQAHRLRGALGGRVGKQMRVVPELLFYLDDSLDRAEEIDRLLKK; this is encoded by the coding sequence ATGGACAGCCTACGACAGAACAAGGTGAACAGCCTGCTTCTAAAGGAGATGGCAGCGGTATTCCAGCAAGAAGGTCGGACGCTGCTGCCCGGCGGCCTCATCACGGTGACCGGCGTGCGCGTGAGCCCCGACCTGGGCGTGGCCAAGGTGTACCTGAGCCTCTTCCCCGTGCAGGACAAGAAGGCCGTGATGGAACGCATCAAGGAGCAGGCCCACCGCCTGCGCGGGGCGCTGGGCGGGCGCGTGGGCAAGCAGATGCGCGTGGTGCCCGAGCTCCTCTTCTACCTGGATGATTCGCTGGACCGGGCGGAGGAGATCGATCGGTTGCTCAAGAAATGA
- a CDS encoding four helix bundle protein has product MMNMEHSTANDRPAGMKNMEDSTAFAERVGSPERKERVFDLEERTCDFAVATIEITERMPSSPAGRYYADQLLRSGGSPALHYGEAQGGESRKDFVHKMRVALKELRESRACLKIILRARLHPEPEVIDRALAECTELIAIFSSSVRTAERNMGKNWDPKP; this is encoded by the coding sequence ATGATGAACATGGAACATTCAACGGCGAATGATCGACCCGCCGGAATGAAAAACATGGAAGATTCAACGGCCTTTGCAGAACGAGTCGGTTCCCCTGAGCGCAAGGAACGTGTCTTCGACCTGGAAGAACGCACCTGCGACTTCGCCGTTGCCACAATCGAGATCACGGAACGGATGCCGTCATCGCCTGCCGGGCGCTACTATGCCGACCAGTTGCTGAGATCAGGTGGGTCACCGGCCCTGCATTATGGCGAGGCACAAGGCGGAGAGAGCAGAAAGGATTTCGTCCACAAAATGCGCGTCGCCCTGAAAGAGCTGCGCGAATCCAGGGCCTGCTTGAAGATCATTCTCAGGGCACGCCTGCATCCCGAGCCCGAGGTCATTGATCGTGCTTTGGCTGAATGCACGGAATTGATCGCGATCTTCAGTTCCAGCGTTCGCACCGCCGAACGGAACATGGGAAAGAACTGGGACCCGAAGCCATGA
- a CDS encoding class I SAM-dependent methyltransferase gives MQYDPVKRRLGIVFNRTPALRMLFYRLLDLLLLRCWHIQRELRAWIAQRQASGKPVEAIYDAGAGFGQYSYWLSGLLPQARITAIDVKDEQVADCNAFFQRIGRPQVMFEVGDVTRFTKPNAFDLVVCVDVMEHILEDEAALRCYSTSLKEGGMLIISTPSDQGGSDVHEEGEGSFIEEHVRDGYNIDDIRAKCLRNGFSQVEPRYSYGAPGKISWKLSMKWPLLMLQASKAFFIVLPFYYLLAYPIAFVLNMADVRMTHSTGTGLIVKAWK, from the coding sequence ATGCAGTATGACCCTGTCAAGCGCCGCCTGGGCATCGTCTTCAACCGGACGCCCGCGCTGCGCATGCTCTTCTACCGCCTGCTCGACCTGCTGCTGCTGCGCTGCTGGCACATCCAGCGCGAGCTGCGGGCATGGATCGCCCAAAGGCAGGCCAGCGGCAAGCCCGTGGAAGCCATCTACGACGCCGGCGCGGGCTTCGGCCAGTACAGCTACTGGCTCAGCGGCCTGCTGCCCCAGGCGCGCATCACCGCCATCGATGTGAAGGACGAGCAGGTGGCGGATTGCAACGCCTTCTTCCAGAGGATCGGAAGGCCGCAGGTGATGTTCGAAGTCGGCGATGTGACCAGGTTCACCAAGCCGAACGCCTTCGACCTGGTGGTGTGCGTGGATGTGATGGAGCACATCCTGGAGGACGAGGCCGCGCTGCGCTGCTACAGCACCTCCTTGAAGGAGGGCGGCATGCTCATCATCAGCACCCCCAGCGACCAGGGCGGCAGCGATGTGCACGAGGAGGGTGAAGGCTCCTTCATCGAGGAGCATGTGCGCGACGGCTACAACATCGACGACATCCGGGCGAAGTGCCTGCGCAATGGCTTCAGCCAAGTGGAACCGCGATACAGCTACGGCGCTCCGGGCAAGATCAGCTGGAAGCTGAGCATGAAGTGGCCGCTGCTGATGCTGCAAGCGAGCAAGGCCTTCTTCATCGTGCTGCCGTTCTACTACCTGCTGGCCTACCCCATCGCCTTCGTCCTCAACATGGCGGATGTGCGCATGACGCACAGCACGGGGACGGGGCTGATCGTGAAGGCGTGGAAGTAG
- a CDS encoding ABC transporter permease produces MNLPLLFARRYLLAKRSTNAINVITWISIVVIAVVTGAMVVVMSAMNGIAELVDRIYSPFDLDITITPAQGKTLARDSIDLGALLARADVEQASFTIEENVLLRCGDQQAVATLKGVEPQYLGMAGMERYIFTGDAALEGATGPAAILGLGLKADLGVPLDDGVFQPLEISAPIRGRKLSKYKQAAFEQAAVAMSGSFSMNMEYDSKYAVVPLDLAAELLHYDSAASALELKLKPKADMDRAAREIATTLGPRYTVKTRYQKNALMYQTNATEKLVAFVVLAFIGLIGAFNVIASLTMMMIEKKEDMRTLMSMGATARMVRRIFLHEGLLIVLAGAGIGLALGVGIVLAQQRFALVEMAEAITDSFPVKLVGTDLLLITATVLAIGLLATWVPLRALSRRFLYATAARA; encoded by the coding sequence ATGAACCTCCCCCTCCTCTTCGCCCGCCGTTACCTGCTGGCCAAGCGCAGCACCAACGCGATCAATGTGATCACGTGGATCAGCATCGTGGTGATCGCGGTGGTCACCGGCGCCATGGTGGTGGTGATGAGCGCCATGAACGGCATCGCCGAGCTGGTGGACAGGATCTACTCGCCCTTCGACCTCGATATCACCATCACGCCCGCCCAAGGCAAGACGCTCGCGCGCGACTCCATCGACCTGGGCGCCCTGCTCGCGCGCGCCGATGTGGAGCAGGCCAGCTTCACCATCGAGGAGAACGTGCTGCTGCGCTGCGGCGACCAGCAGGCCGTGGCCACCCTGAAGGGCGTGGAGCCGCAATACCTGGGCATGGCCGGCATGGAGCGCTACATCTTCACCGGCGACGCCGCGCTGGAGGGCGCCACCGGGCCCGCCGCCATCCTGGGCCTCGGGCTCAAGGCCGACCTCGGCGTGCCACTGGACGATGGCGTGTTCCAGCCGCTGGAGATCAGCGCGCCCATCCGGGGCCGCAAGCTGAGCAAGTACAAGCAGGCGGCCTTCGAGCAAGCAGCTGTGGCCATGAGCGGCTCCTTCAGCATGAACATGGAATACGACAGCAAGTACGCCGTAGTGCCGCTGGACCTGGCGGCCGAGCTGCTCCACTACGACAGCGCGGCCAGCGCCCTGGAGCTGAAGCTGAAGCCCAAGGCCGACATGGACCGCGCGGCGCGTGAGATCGCCACAACGCTGGGCCCGCGCTATACCGTGAAGACGCGCTACCAGAAGAACGCGCTGATGTACCAGACCAACGCCACCGAGAAGCTCGTGGCCTTCGTGGTGCTCGCCTTCATCGGCCTCATCGGCGCCTTCAACGTGATCGCCTCGCTCACCATGATGATGATTGAGAAGAAAGAGGACATGCGCACGCTGATGAGCATGGGCGCCACGGCGCGCATGGTGCGCCGCATCTTCCTGCACGAAGGGCTGCTGATCGTGCTGGCGGGCGCGGGCATCGGCCTGGCGCTGGGCGTGGGCATCGTGCTGGCGCAGCAACGCTTCGCCCTCGTGGAGATGGCCGAGGCCATCACTGACTCCTTCCCGGTGAAGCTCGTGGGCACCGACCTGCTGCTGATCACCGCAACCGTGCTCGCCATCGGCCTGCTGGCCACCTGGGTGCCGCTGCGCGCGCTGAGCCGCAGGTTCCTCTACGCCACGGCGGCGAGGGCGTAG
- the dusB gene encoding tRNA dihydrouridine synthase DusB: MVRIGPITLPEFPLLLAPMEDVSDPPFRALCKQHGADLMFTEFISSEGLIRQAAKGLKKLDIFEAERPIGIQLFGGSEDAMEEAARIAEAAKPDLIDINYGCPVHKVVSKGAGACLLLDVDKMVRLTEKVVKAVKLPVTVKTRLGWDEKSKNIIEVAERLQDVGIAALSIHGRTRAQLYKGPADWTLIGAVKNNPRMRIPIFGNGDIDSPEKAVDYRGRYGVDGVMIGRASIGHPWIFNEIKHYIATGTHQAPPTITDRVEAARQHLRASLAWKGAWEGVVEMRRHYGNYLKGLPNVKEVRLRLCTEKDPVVIEQILDEVKATYALAAVA; encoded by the coding sequence ATGGTCCGCATCGGCCCCATCACACTGCCGGAGTTCCCGCTGCTCCTCGCGCCCATGGAGGACGTGAGCGACCCGCCCTTCCGCGCGCTGTGCAAGCAGCATGGGGCCGACCTGATGTTCACTGAGTTCATCAGCAGCGAGGGGCTGATCCGCCAGGCCGCCAAGGGCCTCAAGAAGCTCGACATCTTCGAAGCCGAGAGGCCCATCGGCATCCAGCTCTTCGGCGGCAGCGAGGACGCGATGGAAGAGGCCGCGCGCATCGCCGAGGCGGCCAAGCCCGACCTCATCGACATCAATTATGGCTGCCCCGTGCACAAGGTGGTGAGCAAGGGTGCCGGCGCCTGCCTGCTGCTCGATGTGGACAAGATGGTGCGCCTCACCGAGAAGGTGGTGAAGGCCGTAAAGCTGCCCGTGACGGTGAAGACGCGCCTGGGCTGGGACGAGAAGAGCAAGAACATCATCGAAGTGGCCGAGCGCCTGCAGGACGTGGGCATCGCCGCGCTGAGCATCCATGGCCGCACGCGCGCGCAGCTGTACAAGGGCCCGGCGGATTGGACCCTGATCGGAGCGGTGAAGAACAACCCGCGCATGCGCATCCCCATCTTCGGCAACGGCGACATTGACTCGCCGGAGAAGGCGGTGGATTACCGTGGCCGTTACGGCGTGGACGGCGTGATGATCGGCCGCGCGAGCATCGGGCACCCTTGGATCTTCAACGAGATCAAGCACTACATCGCCACCGGCACGCACCAGGCCCCGCCCACGATCACCGATCGCGTGGAGGCCGCGCGCCAGCACCTGCGCGCATCACTCGCGTGGAAGGGCGCGTGGGAAGGCGTGGTGGAGATGCGCCGGCACTACGGCAACTACCTGAAAGGACTGCCCAACGTGAAGGAGGTGCGCTTGCGGTTGTGCACGGAGAAGGACCCGGTTGTTATCGAGCAGATCCTGGATGAGGTGAAGGCGACCTACGCCCTCGCCGCCGTGGCGTAG
- a CDS encoding biopolymer transporter ExbD produces the protein MSRFKEKKGATPAISTASLPDIIFMLLFFFMVTTVMREVDLKVKITLPEATETTKLEDKALVDYLYIGPPTSKELGTEPLLQLNDQYARLDEIDPWVKAGNERRDEVLRPKITRSLKVDKETYMKIVTDVKQELRKSNALKINYSTSQGR, from the coding sequence ATGTCACGCTTCAAGGAAAAGAAGGGCGCCACCCCGGCCATCAGCACGGCCTCGCTGCCTGACATCATCTTCATGCTCCTCTTCTTCTTCATGGTCACCACCGTGATGCGCGAAGTGGACCTGAAGGTGAAGATCACGCTGCCCGAGGCCACGGAGACCACAAAGCTCGAGGACAAGGCCTTGGTGGATTACCTCTACATCGGACCGCCCACGAGCAAGGAGCTCGGCACAGAGCCCTTGCTGCAGCTCAACGACCAGTATGCCAGGCTGGACGAGATCGACCCTTGGGTGAAGGCTGGCAACGAGCGCCGCGACGAGGTGCTGCGCCCGAAGATCACGCGCTCCCTGAAGGTGGACAAGGAGACCTACATGAAGATCGTTACCGATGTGAAGCAGGAGCTCCGCAAGAGCAACGCGCTGAAGATCAACTACAGCACATCGCAGGGACGCTGA
- a CDS encoding biopolymer transporter ExbD: MLRKRAKQGPGEINAGSMADIAFLLLIFFLVTTTMDTDAGILRLLPPIVEDQQEADKVKDRNVYVVLINDADMLLVEGELMDIKDLRAGAKEFMVNPANLENLPEKSRVTAAECQQRIAEYKAGIAAATDEKDKQTYRDLLEKYEGKLSAVRLLGEYNELPGSAVISLQTGSKTSYDMYVKVQNELEAGIRELRDELCKEKFGRKFTELDEKKDEDKELIKAIRMVYPQRISEAEPVDVTKKPA, translated from the coding sequence ATGCTGAGGAAACGCGCCAAGCAAGGCCCGGGCGAGATCAATGCCGGCTCCATGGCCGACATCGCCTTCCTGCTGCTGATCTTCTTCCTGGTGACGACCACCATGGATACCGACGCTGGCATCCTGCGCCTGCTGCCCCCCATCGTGGAGGACCAGCAGGAGGCGGACAAGGTGAAGGACCGCAATGTCTACGTGGTACTGATCAACGATGCGGACATGCTGCTGGTGGAAGGGGAGCTGATGGACATCAAGGACCTGCGCGCCGGGGCCAAGGAGTTCATGGTGAATCCCGCCAACCTGGAGAACCTGCCTGAGAAATCGCGCGTCACCGCTGCCGAGTGCCAGCAGCGGATCGCCGAGTACAAGGCGGGCATCGCGGCCGCCACCGACGAGAAGGACAAGCAGACCTACCGGGACCTGCTGGAGAAGTACGAGGGCAAGCTCAGTGCCGTGCGCCTGCTGGGCGAGTACAATGAGCTGCCGGGTTCAGCCGTGATCTCCTTGCAGACGGGCTCCAAGACCAGCTACGACATGTACGTGAAGGTGCAGAACGAGCTGGAAGCCGGCATCCGCGAGCTGCGCGACGAGCTCTGCAAGGAGAAGTTCGGACGCAAGTTCACCGAACTCGACGAGAAGAAGGACGAGGACAAGGAGCTCATCAAGGCCATCCGCATGGTCTATCCGCAGCGCATCTCCGAGGCCGAGCCGGTGGACGTCACCAAGAAACCCGCCTGA
- a CDS encoding MotA/TolQ/ExbB proton channel family protein: MARKFLSLCLIALLGFGLLSTPVMAQDAPAAASTEAVADDSGTHQMLKQRFIEGDPIWMAPVLVCLILGLAIVIERIIYLNMASTNTNKLLGSVEDALKSGGIDGAKEVCRNTRGPIAGIFYQGLDRAHEGVDIAEKSIVAYGGVEVGRLERGLPWISLFIALAPMLGFLGTVIGMIFAFDQIAAANNISPAIVAGGIKVALLTTVFGLIVAIILQIFYNYLQSKIDSITGQMEEASIGLVDLLVKNNLSKH, from the coding sequence ATGGCACGCAAGTTCTTGTCCCTTTGCCTGATCGCCCTCTTGGGCTTCGGCCTCCTCAGCACCCCGGTCATGGCGCAGGATGCCCCTGCCGCCGCTTCCACCGAGGCGGTTGCCGATGACAGCGGTACCCACCAGATGCTCAAGCAGCGCTTCATCGAAGGCGATCCCATCTGGATGGCCCCGGTGCTCGTATGCCTGATCCTGGGCCTGGCCATCGTCATCGAGCGCATCATCTACCTAAACATGGCCTCCACCAACACCAACAAGCTGCTCGGCAGCGTGGAGGATGCGCTCAAGAGCGGCGGCATCGATGGTGCCAAGGAGGTGTGCCGCAATACCCGTGGCCCCATCGCCGGCATCTTCTACCAGGGCCTTGACCGTGCGCATGAGGGCGTTGACATCGCCGAGAAGAGCATCGTGGCCTACGGTGGCGTGGAGGTGGGCCGCCTGGAGCGCGGCCTTCCCTGGATCAGCCTCTTCATCGCCCTGGCTCCCATGCTCGGGTTCTTGGGCACTGTGATCGGGATGATCTTCGCCTTCGACCAGATCGCGGCCGCCAACAACATCAGCCCTGCAATCGTGGCAGGCGGTATCAAGGTGGCACTGCTCACCACCGTGTTCGGCCTCATCGTGGCCATCATCCTGCAGATCTTCTACAACTACCTGCAGAGCAAGATCGACAGCATCACCGGCCAGATGGAGGAGGCTTCCATCGGCCTGGTCGACCTGCTGGTGAAGAACAACCTCAGCAAGCACTAA
- a CDS encoding type I asparaginase, protein MSASVLLIYTGGTIGMWADPRTGALRPMDLEHLEEQVPELERIAVRLGSVAFERPIDSSDMQPADWVRIARIIGEAYDRYDGFVVLHGSDTMAYTASALSFLLEGLAKPVILTGSQLPIGTIRTDAKENLITAIEIAAAKDERGWPVVPEVAVYFEYRLLRGNRTVKVHAERFEAFRSPNWPALAEAGVHLRYDRGAILPHRTGGLTVHERLVDQVAVIRLFPGIRAEWVRHALALPGLRAALLTTFGSGNGPTDRAFLAALREARERGLHLLNATQCIGGRVEQGRYVTSQAFVELGVVPCGDMTVEATLAKTMFLLGRDQEAEAFAQRMAAPIAGELTLA, encoded by the coding sequence ATGAGCGCGAGCGTCCTCCTGATCTACACCGGCGGCACCATCGGCATGTGGGCCGACCCGCGCACGGGGGCGCTGCGCCCGATGGACCTGGAGCACCTCGAAGAGCAGGTGCCGGAACTGGAGCGCATCGCCGTGCGCCTCGGGAGCGTCGCGTTCGAGCGGCCCATCGACAGCAGCGACATGCAGCCGGCGGACTGGGTGCGCATCGCGCGCATCATCGGCGAGGCCTACGACCGGTACGACGGCTTCGTGGTGCTCCACGGCAGCGATACCATGGCCTATACGGCGAGTGCGCTCAGCTTCCTGCTCGAGGGCCTGGCGAAGCCGGTCATCCTCACCGGTTCGCAGCTGCCCATCGGCACCATCCGCACCGATGCGAAGGAGAACCTGATCACGGCCATCGAGATCGCTGCCGCCAAGGACGAGCGGGGCTGGCCCGTGGTGCCCGAGGTGGCCGTGTACTTCGAGTACCGGCTGCTGCGCGGCAATCGCACGGTGAAGGTGCATGCCGAGCGGTTCGAGGCCTTCCGCTCGCCGAATTGGCCGGCGCTCGCCGAGGCTGGCGTGCACCTTCGCTATGACCGGGGCGCCATCCTACCGCACCGGACGGGCGGGCTCACCGTGCATGAGCGCCTCGTTGATCAAGTGGCGGTGATCCGCCTCTTCCCGGGCATCCGGGCGGAGTGGGTGCGGCATGCGCTGGCCCTGCCCGGGCTCAGGGCCGCGCTGCTCACCACCTTCGGGAGCGGCAACGGCCCCACGGATAGGGCCTTCCTGGCCGCGCTGCGCGAGGCGCGGGAGCGGGGCTTGCACCTGCTCAATGCCACCCAGTGCATCGGAGGCCGGGTGGAGCAGGGCCGCTACGTCACCAGCCAGGCCTTCGTGGAGCTGGGGGTCGTTCCCTGCGGGGACATGACCGTGGAGGCGACCTTGGCCAAAACCATGTTCCTGCTGGGGCGGGATCAGGAAGCGGAGGCCTTCGCGCAGCGAATGGCGGCACCGATTGCGGGGGAGTTGACGCTGGCTTAA
- a CDS encoding TatD family hydrolase produces the protein MELVDTHAHLYHDQFAADREAMLTRALEAGVARLYLPNVDLESIAAMDALAAAHPGRCFPMMGLHPCSVGAENAAALEEVERRLRTGRYCAVGEIGIDLYWDKTFLVQQQEAFRQQVRWAKELGLPIVIHCRQSFQEVIAIVEEENAEGLRGVFHCFTGTPEEARRVIALKGFYLGIGGVITYPKGGLFETMREVGPDHCVLETDAPYLAPVPFRGKRNESSYIPYIAARLAEAVGRPVEEVARITTANAGQLFGR, from the coding sequence GTGGAGCTCGTAGACACCCATGCCCATCTCTACCACGACCAGTTCGCTGCGGACCGTGAAGCCATGCTGACGCGGGCGCTGGAAGCCGGTGTCGCCCGGCTCTATCTGCCGAACGTGGACCTGGAGAGCATCGCGGCCATGGATGCCCTGGCCGCCGCGCATCCCGGGCGCTGCTTCCCCATGATGGGCCTGCACCCCTGCTCCGTGGGCGCGGAGAATGCGGCAGCCCTTGAGGAGGTGGAGCGCCGGCTGCGCACCGGGCGCTATTGCGCCGTGGGCGAGATCGGCATCGACCTGTATTGGGACAAGACCTTCCTTGTGCAGCAGCAGGAGGCCTTCCGCCAGCAGGTGCGATGGGCGAAGGAGCTCGGCCTGCCCATTGTGATCCATTGCCGCCAGAGCTTCCAGGAGGTGATCGCCATCGTGGAGGAGGAGAACGCCGAGGGACTCCGTGGGGTGTTCCACTGCTTCACCGGCACCCCCGAAGAGGCCCGGCGCGTGATCGCTCTGAAGGGCTTCTACCTCGGCATCGGCGGGGTCATCACCTATCCGAAGGGCGGCCTGTTCGAGACCATGCGCGAAGTGGGCCCTGACCATTGCGTGCTGGAGACCGATGCGCCCTACCTGGCACCGGTGCCCTTCCGCGGCAAGCGCAACGAGAGCAGCTACATCCCGTACATCGCCGCCAGGCTGGCCGAAGCCGTCGGGCGGCCGGTGGAGGAGGTCGCGCGCATCACCACGGCCAACGCCGGGCAACTCTTCGGCCGATGA
- a CDS encoding glycosyltransferase family 9 protein, producing MKVLLLRFSSIGDIVLTSPVLRCVKEQLKDAEVHFATKAAFADLVRFNPHASKVHELGDDLGALLTRLKQERFDAVIDLHHNLRTARIKRALGVPAHSFPKLNMEKWLLVNLRWDRMPRIHIVDRYLSTVAHLGVKNDGKGLELFVPADRKVPPDALPATHRTGYTALAIGAAHATKRLPQHRLIELARLIEGPIVLIGGKEDQQVARAIGDAVGARVYDATGLYDILGSASLIEQARSVVAHDSGAMHIAAAFHRPVASIWGSTVPLFGMGPYIPLHPDRARISEVAGLACRPCSKIGFDRCPKGHFHCMERQDLARIAQLAKP from the coding sequence GTGAAGGTCCTCCTGCTGCGCTTCTCCTCCATCGGCGACATCGTGCTTACCAGCCCGGTTCTGCGCTGCGTGAAGGAGCAGCTGAAGGATGCCGAGGTCCACTTCGCCACCAAGGCCGCATTCGCGGACCTCGTGCGCTTCAATCCGCATGCGAGCAAGGTGCATGAGCTGGGCGACGACCTCGGCGCGCTCCTCACCAGGCTGAAGCAGGAGCGCTTCGATGCCGTCATCGACCTGCACCACAACCTGCGCACGGCGCGGATCAAGCGTGCGCTGGGCGTGCCGGCCCACAGCTTCCCGAAGCTAAACATGGAAAAGTGGCTGCTGGTGAACCTTCGCTGGGACCGCATGCCGCGCATCCACATCGTGGACCGCTACCTGAGCACCGTGGCGCACCTGGGCGTGAAGAACGACGGGAAGGGGCTGGAGCTGTTCGTCCCTGCCGATCGCAAGGTGCCGCCCGACGCGCTTCCCGCGACGCACCGGACCGGCTACACCGCCCTTGCGATCGGCGCAGCCCACGCCACCAAGCGGCTGCCCCAGCACCGGCTCATCGAGCTTGCGCGCCTCATCGAGGGGCCGATCGTGCTTATCGGCGGCAAGGAGGACCAGCAGGTGGCGCGTGCCATCGGCGATGCCGTGGGTGCGAGGGTCTACGATGCCACCGGCCTGTACGACATCCTCGGCAGCGCCTCGCTGATCGAACAGGCCCGCAGCGTGGTGGCGCACGACAGCGGTGCCATGCACATCGCGGCGGCCTTCCATCGGCCGGTGGCGAGCATCTGGGGCAGCACCGTGCCCCTGTTCGGCATGGGTCCGTACATCCCTCTGCATCCCGACCGGGCGCGCATCAGCGAGGTGGCGGGGCTGGCGTGCCGTCCCTGCAGCAAGATCGGCTTCGATCGCTGCCCGAAGGGCCACTTCCATTGCATGGAGCGGCAGGACCTCGCCCGCATCGCGCAACTCGCCAAGCCATGA